The following are encoded in a window of Labrus bergylta chromosome 16, fLabBer1.1, whole genome shotgun sequence genomic DNA:
- the LOC136183018 gene encoding octapeptide-repeat protein T2-like, with product ERETERDRERDRQRERDRETERETERERERETQRDRERDRERQRERQRETERERQRETERDRERDRARERERQRERDRERQRERERDRDRERERDRERERDRDRERDRERERDRDRERDRDQRETERERETERERETEREREAERERERQRERQRERERERQRDRERETEREREAERERQRDRERDRERERERDRDRERERQRERERQRERERQRERERETERETERERERETERQRERDRERERGRERETERQRERQRERERERQRDRERETEREREAERERQRDRERETERERERERETER from the coding sequence gagagagagacagagagagacagagagagagacagacagagagagagagacagagagacagagagagagacagagagagagagagagagagagacacagagagacagagagagagacagagagagacagagagagagacagagagagacagagagagagagacagagagagacagagagagacagagagagagacagagcgagagagagagagaggcagagagagagagacagagagagacagagagagagagagagagacagagacagagagagagagagagacagagagagagagagagacagagacagagagagagacagagagagagagagagacagagacagagagagagacagagaccagagagagacagagagagagagagagacagagagagagagagagacagagagagagagagaggcagagagagagagagagagacagagagagagacagagagagagagagagagagagacagagagacagagagagagagacagagagagagagagaggcagagagagagagacagagagacagagagagagacagagagagagagagagagagagacagagacagagagagagagagacagagagagagagagagacagagagagagagagaggcagagagagagagagagagagacagagagagagacagagagagagagagagagagagacagagagacagagagagagagacagagagagagagagaggcagagagagagagacagagagacagagagagagacagagagagagagagagagagagacagagagacagagagagagagacagagagagagagagaggcagagagagagagacagagagacagagagagagagacagagagagagagagagagagagagagagacagagagatga
- the LOC136183019 gene encoding octapeptide-repeat protein T2-like encodes ERSEREASEREASEREASEKKRVSERRRERERSEREAREAREASEKKRGREKRASEKKRGREEASEREASERRSERERSEREEAKRSEREASEKRAREKRASEKKRGRRSERERSERERSERERSERERRSERERSERERSERERSERARRSEGEEASEREASEREASERRSISIAVISCQRLDQRVKLETLARLHALKTP; translated from the exons GAGAGAAGTGAGAGAgaagcgagcgagagagaagcgagcgagagagaagcGAGCGAGAAGAAGCGAGTGAGCGAGAGAAGACGTGAGCGGGAGAGAAGCGAGAGAGAAGCGAGAGAAGCGAGAGAAGCGAGCGAGAAGaagcgagggagagagaagcgagcgagcgagaagaagcgagggagagaagaagcgagcgagagagaagcGAGCGAGAGAAgaagcgagcgagagagaagcGAGCGAGAAGAAGCGA AGAGAAGCGAGAGAGAAGCGAGCGAgaagcgagcgagagagaagcGAGCGAGCGAGAAGAAGCGAGGGAGAAgaagcgagcgagagagaagcgagcgagagagaagcgagcgagagagaagcgagcgagagagaagaagcgagcgagagagaagcgagcgagagagaagcgagcgagagagaagcGAGCGAGCGAGAAGAAGCGAGGGAGAAgaagcgagcgagagagaagcgagcgagagagaagcGAGCGAGAGAAGAAGCATTTCAATTGCAGTAATAAGTTGTCAGCGTTTGGATCAGAGGGTGAAGCTGGAGACCCTCGCTCGTCTCCATGCTCTGAAGACACCCTGA